One genomic segment of Kiritimatiella glycovorans includes these proteins:
- a CDS encoding IS30 family transposase gives MEQNQNSRKGKHLTRVERMVIERMSRGGIPPRDIAAALERHPRTIQRELKRGTVTHRDSEWREYRTYSSDRGQDLHDYHATARGPGLRLGRNYALAEFIRCRIVEHKESPDVVAFRMRQAGLEEVVCTKTIYNYIDKGVIFGLSNESLWEKRKRAKRRKRGARRLAKRISKGKSIDQRPEGAETREEFGHWEMDLVTGPTRGSNAALLTLVERRHRITIIRKLPDKSQASVLKVLRGLEREHGSRCFRQIFKTITVDNGSEFLDFEALEASSFSKQQRTQIFYAHPYSSWERGSNENGNRMIRRFVAKGRDIARFTKQKIRDIELWINNYPRRILDFMTPHELFTNELKTIS, from the coding sequence ATGGAACAGAATCAGAATAGCAGGAAGGGCAAGCACTTGACGAGGGTGGAGCGCATGGTGATTGAGCGGATGTCCCGTGGGGGGATCCCCCCACGGGACATCGCGGCCGCCTTGGAGCGTCACCCGCGTACGATCCAGCGTGAGCTCAAGCGCGGGACGGTGACCCACCGGGACTCGGAGTGGCGGGAATACCGGACCTACAGCAGCGATCGCGGCCAGGACCTCCATGATTACCACGCCACCGCAAGGGGGCCCGGTCTGAGGCTGGGCCGCAACTATGCGCTGGCCGAATTCATCCGTTGCCGCATTGTGGAACATAAGGAATCGCCCGATGTAGTCGCCTTTCGGATGCGTCAGGCCGGTCTGGAGGAGGTGGTGTGCACCAAGACGATCTATAACTACATCGATAAAGGCGTCATTTTCGGGCTCAGCAACGAGTCACTGTGGGAGAAGCGTAAGCGAGCCAAGCGGCGCAAACGCGGCGCTCGGCGGTTGGCGAAGCGGATTTCCAAAGGCAAAAGCATCGACCAGCGTCCCGAAGGAGCCGAGACGCGCGAGGAGTTCGGACACTGGGAGATGGACCTGGTGACCGGCCCCACGCGCGGGTCCAATGCCGCCCTATTGACCCTGGTGGAACGCAGACATCGGATCACGATCATTCGCAAGCTGCCTGATAAGAGCCAAGCCAGCGTGCTCAAAGTTCTCAGAGGGCTCGAGCGTGAACATGGCTCCCGCTGCTTCCGTCAGATCTTCAAGACCATCACGGTCGACAACGGCAGCGAGTTCCTGGACTTCGAAGCCTTAGAAGCCTCTTCCTTCTCGAAGCAACAGCGAACCCAGATCTTCTACGCCCACCCATACTCATCCTGGGAACGCGGATCGAACGAGAACGGCAACAGGATGATCAGACGGTTCGTGGCCAAGGGCCGGGATATCGCGCGCTTTACCAAGCAGAAAATCCGCGACATCGAGCTATGGATCAATAACTACCCGCGCCGGATCCTCGACTTCATGACCCCTCACGAACTCTTCACGAACGAACTCAAAACGATCTCATAA
- a CDS encoding SLBB domain-containing protein, giving the protein MKKILAITAALTGVVALLAGSGCVARPPAEESSQEVTQERELLEAQKKRIVRRLNEMRHREQEQIRERLEAVASREPRTVRLQVDDEIEVEVWLRDMLQQQDGYPLEDTIPTDGRVVMPSIGEMNFLDRTPEELQQEIQSELDRLLNDPVVKVHVKKHVGAKVSILGEVQMNPNRDTGPGTYEIEGETLLSSFISEVGGYTDDADIRNIRVTYADGETEVMDLQRVLDGHIEENIFLTGGETVYIPEMSRRSHVIILGHIARPGVYPLDEGMMLSELIADAGGRDAQGTVSRVITVRGDQYHPEVIKSNLHRFYTRGEPEENLLLEPGDTIYVPKSFLTLYEQALRVILLPVSTVRDIYFLEDQIQDDD; this is encoded by the coding sequence ATGAAGAAGATCCTCGCGATTACAGCAGCCCTGACCGGAGTCGTTGCGCTTCTGGCCGGATCGGGCTGCGTGGCCCGCCCGCCGGCGGAGGAATCCTCGCAGGAGGTGACCCAGGAGCGCGAGCTTCTCGAGGCGCAGAAGAAGCGGATTGTACGCCGACTCAACGAGATGCGACACCGCGAGCAGGAACAGATCCGCGAGCGCCTGGAGGCGGTCGCCTCCCGCGAACCGCGTACGGTCAGGCTGCAGGTCGACGACGAGATCGAGGTCGAGGTATGGCTGCGCGACATGCTGCAGCAGCAGGACGGATATCCTCTTGAGGACACCATCCCGACCGACGGCCGGGTCGTCATGCCGAGCATCGGCGAGATGAACTTTTTGGACAGGACGCCTGAAGAACTCCAGCAGGAGATCCAGAGCGAGCTCGACCGACTCCTGAACGACCCCGTCGTAAAGGTCCATGTAAAGAAGCACGTAGGCGCCAAGGTATCCATCCTCGGCGAAGTCCAGATGAACCCCAACCGCGACACGGGACCGGGCACCTACGAGATCGAGGGGGAAACGCTGCTCTCCTCGTTTATCAGCGAGGTCGGGGGCTACACGGACGATGCGGATATCCGCAACATCCGCGTGACCTACGCGGACGGGGAGACGGAGGTGATGGATCTCCAGCGCGTGCTGGACGGTCACATCGAGGAAAACATCTTTCTCACCGGCGGCGAGACGGTCTACATCCCCGAGATGTCGCGTCGCAGCCATGTGATCATTCTGGGCCATATCGCGCGACCGGGCGTCTACCCGCTTGACGAGGGCATGATGCTCAGCGAGCTGATCGCCGATGCCGGGGGCAGGGATGCGCAGGGCACCGTCAGCCGCGTGATCACGGTCCGCGGCGACCAGTACCATCCCGAGGTCATCAAGTCGAACCTCCACCGCTTCTACACCCGCGGCGAGCCCGAAGAGAACCTGCTGCTCGAACCCGGCGACACGATCTACGTGCCGAAATCCTTTCTCACGCTCTACGAGCAGGCGCTGCGCGTGATCCTGCTTCCGGTTTCGACCGTGCGTGACATCTATTTTCTCGAGGATCAGATCCAGGACGACGACTGA
- a CDS encoding GumC family protein, producing MAFEELSLKDYLQILYRRRRVILVVFLASIVFTVLIAFNQENIFQAESRIKIQRQRTLADFMSRLQQARPVDTIENYLKEITSYRVLQRVARSMYPEDPDVDQRAADLQEMIEVERLGNTDLISIRVHSTSGQKAMEIANAVSTTFIQYHQENITRNARQVKEQIEEWRNQIMTQLYTDERALKEFREKYGVIDLEAEGENLVSQIADLQSEQIAIEGELSRLEGRITKWNRAVDRYLKGDPRSGGDFSAFQGLVSDSLHLTGVKDRIFELQMGRTEIMGTGNYTTNHPRMQLFEVLLQNAKKEAGEERRHIVMTRMEDLENQRAGLEAKKARIDDQIETFKAQLQEIPELERESRKYVRRTDVSETLYTFLSQKLEEAKISELERAEIAYVVSPAMTADEIHAGRFRTSIAGLLLGLVLGVAMAFVAENLDTSIATLEHVEQLFKIPVMGVVPHIEREPEPGEDTGESAQPASRLARTGRAAMGMARNAADYIMATHSNVRSPHGIEMITQLDPKSPGAEAFRTIRTNLEYYSRPPGARSIPGMP from the coding sequence ATGGCATTTGAAGAACTGAGTCTGAAAGACTATCTGCAGATCCTCTACCGCCGGCGCAGGGTGATCCTGGTGGTGTTTCTCGCGAGCATCGTCTTTACCGTCCTGATCGCCTTCAACCAGGAAAACATCTTCCAGGCGGAGTCGCGCATCAAGATCCAGCGCCAGCGCACGCTGGCCGATTTCATGTCGCGACTGCAGCAGGCCCGGCCGGTGGACACGATCGAGAACTACCTCAAGGAGATCACCAGCTACCGGGTCCTGCAGCGCGTGGCCCGATCCATGTATCCGGAGGATCCCGATGTGGACCAGCGGGCGGCGGATCTCCAGGAGATGATCGAGGTTGAACGGCTGGGCAACACCGACCTGATCAGCATAAGAGTCCATTCGACCTCCGGTCAGAAGGCGATGGAGATCGCGAACGCCGTCTCGACCACCTTCATCCAGTACCATCAGGAGAACATCACCCGCAATGCGCGCCAGGTTAAAGAGCAGATCGAGGAGTGGCGCAATCAGATCATGACCCAGCTCTACACCGACGAGCGCGCGCTCAAGGAGTTCCGTGAAAAATACGGGGTCATTGATCTCGAGGCCGAGGGCGAAAATCTCGTGTCCCAGATCGCCGATCTGCAGTCCGAGCAAATCGCCATCGAAGGCGAACTGAGCCGGCTCGAGGGTCGTATCACGAAATGGAACAGGGCCGTAGACCGCTACCTGAAAGGGGACCCCCGCTCCGGCGGGGATTTCTCCGCCTTCCAGGGACTCGTATCCGACAGCCTCCACCTCACCGGCGTCAAGGACCGCATCTTTGAGCTGCAGATGGGGCGCACGGAGATCATGGGCACGGGCAACTACACGACGAACCACCCCCGCATGCAACTTTTCGAGGTCCTCCTGCAGAACGCGAAGAAGGAGGCCGGTGAAGAGCGGCGCCATATCGTCATGACCCGGATGGAGGATCTCGAGAACCAGCGCGCCGGGCTGGAGGCGAAGAAAGCGCGTATCGACGACCAGATCGAGACGTTTAAGGCCCAGCTCCAGGAGATCCCGGAGCTGGAGCGCGAGTCGCGCAAGTACGTCCGGCGCACGGACGTCTCCGAGACGCTCTACACCTTCCTCAGCCAGAAGCTCGAAGAGGCGAAGATCTCCGAGCTCGAACGCGCCGAAATCGCTTACGTGGTGAGCCCGGCCATGACCGCGGACGAGATCCATGCGGGGCGGTTCCGCACCTCGATCGCAGGGCTCCTGCTGGGACTCGTTCTGGGCGTAGCCATGGCATTCGTGGCGGAAAACCTGGACACGAGCATCGCGACGCTGGAACACGTCGAGCAGCTGTTCAAGATCCCGGTCATGGGCGTCGTGCCGCACATTGAGCGCGAACCGGAGCCGGGCGAGGACACCGGGGAGTCCGCGCAGCCGGCATCGCGGCTGGCCCGGACCGGCCGTGCGGCCATGGGCATGGCGCGCAACGCCGCGGATTACATCATGGCGACCCACTCGAACGTGCGGAGCCCGCACGGCATCGAGATGATCACCCAGCTCGATCCGAAATCACCGGGAGCGGAGGCATTCCGCACGATCCGCACGAACCTCGAATACTACAGCCGGCCGCCGGGCGCGCGCTCGATTCCCGGAATGCCCTGA